Below is a window of Terriglobales bacterium DNA.
CGAGACCGAGGCCGTCGCCACCGAAGAGACAACTTGTATCGAGGTCGATCGCAACGACATTTTTGTGCTCATCACGCGCAAGCCCCACGCCGCCATGGATATGCTTGCCGTTCTTGGCCACCAGTTCCACGCCGCTCAGCAGTTGGTGCGGATCCGTGCCAACCGGCACCCCAATGAGGTCATCGAGGAGCAGGCCACGCTGGGAGAGCGGATTGCCGACACCGTCGCCTCCTTTGGTGGCTCCTGGACTTTCATCATCCTGTTCGGAATGGTGCTGACCATCTACACCATGATCAACGTCCGCCTGGGACGCGCTGCCTGGGACCCTTACCCCTTTATCCTGCTCAACCTGTTTCTTTCCATGCTGGCCGCCATCCAGGCCCCGGTCATCATGATGAGCCAGAACCGGCAGGACAAGAAGGACCGCCTGCGTGGCGAACTCGATTTCGATGTGAACCGGCGCGCCCACGCCGAAATCCAGGGTCTCGCCCACAAGCTCAACCTGCTCGGGGACCGTCTCGGGGATATCGAGGAGGTACTCCGGAAGTGAGCCGCGTCACAGC
It encodes the following:
- a CDS encoding DUF1003 domain-containing protein, giving the protein MHCDPEVLKQVPLFSRLDDDEASVLAGQVEMKSFATRQRIYKRGDAGERGYVLVSGRVRVVTIDEDHQEVTVDEPAAGDFFGFASMLEQTPHETEAVATEETTCIEVDRNDIFVLITRKPHAAMDMLAVLGHQFHAAQQLVRIRANRHPNEVIEEQATLGERIADTVASFGGSWTFIILFGMVLTIYTMINVRLGRAAWDPYPFILLNLFLSMLAAIQAPVIMMSQNRQDKKDRLRGELDFDVNRRAHAEIQGLAHKLNLLGDRLGDIEEVLRK